GATCACGCCCGGGCCCGACATGCTGTTCGTCCTCGGGTGCGGCATGCGGGGCGGCCCGCGGGCCGGGCTGCTCGCGACGGCGGGCGTGGCGACCAGCGAGGCGATCCACGTGGCGCTGGCCGCCGCCGGGCTGACCGCGCTGTTCGCCGCCGTACCGGTCGCGTTCACCGTCGTCCGGGTCGTCGGCGGGATCTACCTGATCTACCTCGGCGTCCAGATCATCCGGCACCGCAAGGGGAGCACCGACGACCTCCCGGAGGGCGGTGGTTCGATCTCGGGACGGCGTGCCTACCTCAACGGCGTGGCGACGAACCTGCTCAACCCGAAGATGGTGACGTTCACGATCGCGTTCCTGCCCCAGTTCGTCGACCCGTCGCTGGGGCGGATCTGGCTGCAGTTCCTCATCCTCGGCGTCATCCTGATCGCGCTGGAGTTCCTGGTCGACGGCGCGGTCGGCGTACTCGCCGGACGGATCGGCGGGTGGCTCCGGGCCCGGCGAGCGGCCCGGCGCCGGATCGACGTCGCCACCGGCGGCCTGTTCATCGGCCTCGGCGTCCGCCTCGCCGCCGAGCGCTAACGCGGAGCCGCGCGCGGGGCGCGGGGCGCCAGCGCGGTGCGCGGGGCCGCAGCGGGGCCGCACGGCGAGGCGGGGCGCATGTTGCTGTTTCGGCGCCCCGCAAACAGCACTATGTGGCCGGGCCCGCGGCGGCCGCCCGGGCTCGGCGATTCGTGAGCGGCGGCGGACGCTACTCTGCGCCCCATGACCGAGTCCGGAGACTCAACGCCGGGGTGGCAGGCACCCGGGTCGTCCGGGGAGGGGCCGGATCTCGGCGTCGACTTCGGGACCTCGAACACCGTCGCAGTGATCCGCCGCGGCGACGGACCGATCGAAACGCTGCTCTTCGACGGTTCGCCGCTGCTGGTGTCCGCGGTGTTCGCCGACCCCGGCGGCCGGCTGCTGACCGGGCGGGACGCGACCCACACCGCCCGTTCGCGTCCGGAGCGGTTCGAACCGAACCCGAAACGCCGCGTCGACGACGGGGTGGTGCTCCTCGGTGACGCCGAGCTGCCGGTCGCCGACCTGATCGCGGCGGTGCTCGCGCGCGTCGTCGCCGAGGCGTCCCGGGTCGCGGGCCGGCCGCCGCGCTCGGTCACGCTCACCCACCCGGTCAGCTGGGGGCCGCGGCGCCTCGCGCTGCTGGCACGCGCGGCGGAGATCGCCGGGATCCGCGCGCCCCGGCTGACGCCCGAGCCGGTGGCTGCCGCGTTCGCGTTCCTCGCCCTGCCGGACGTGACGATCCGGCCGGGGCGGAGCGTCGTCGTCTACGACCTGGGCGGCGGCACGTTCGACGCGACCGTGATGCGCCGCACCGAGAGCGGCTTCACCGCCACCGCGACCGAGGGACTCGGCGACGTCGGCGGCCTCGACATCGACGCAGCGATCTTCGGCTACCTCGGCGCGGCGCTCGGTGCACGCGCCGCCGGTTACTGGCACCGCCTGGAGTGGCCCGAGTCGGCCACCGACCGGCGGGCGGCCCGGCTGCTCTGGGACGACATCCGCATCGCCAAGGAGTTGCTGTCCCGGGCGTCGTCCGCGACCGTGCACATCCCGCTGCTCGACGACGACGTCCCGCTCGGCCGGGAACAGCTCGAACGTCTGGCGCGGCCGGTGCTCGACCGCACGGTCAACACGACCCGCAACGCGATGCGAGCTGCCGGGGTGACCGCGGACGACGTCGACGGGCTGTTCCTGGTGGGTGGACCCAGCCGGATGCCGCTCGCCTCGACGCTCCTGTTCCAGCGGCTGGGGATCACGCCGACCGTGGTGGAGAACCCGGAGCTGGTGGTCGCCCGCGGCAGCCTCGGTGTCCCCGCGCCCGCTCAGCCCGCCGAGGCCCCGCCCGGCGACGACGCGGCGACCGAACCGGTCCCCGACCACCAGGCCGCCCCGCGGGCCCACGAGGCCCCGCCGCCCTACGGCACTACGCCGATCACAGCCCTGCGGCCTTACCCGGCCGCGCCGAGCAACCCCGCGCCGAGCAACCCGGCGCCCAGCACCTTCGCGCCGAACACCCCCGCGCCGAGCAACCCCGCGCCGAGCAGCCCGGCGCCCAGCACCTTCGCGCCGAACACCCCCGCGCTGGGTAGCCCAGGGCCGCGTGGCCTCGCGCCAGGCGCCCCCACGCCGGGTAGCTCCGGGCCGCGCAACCCCGCGCCCAAGGCCCCCGCGCCAGGGGCCGCCGCGCCAGGGGCCCCCGCGCCAAGGGCCCCCGTGCCAGGGGCCGCCGCGCCAGTGGCCGACGCGCCGGCTACGTCTACGGGCCGGTCGGGGCGCCTGGTGGCCGCGTTAGCCGCCGCCGTCGCGCTCGTGCTGGTCGTCGCCGGCGCCGCGTACGGCGTCACCCAGTTCGGCAACGACGACAACACGTCCGACGGCGTGACCGGCTCCCCCACTGCGAGCCCGACGGTCTCCGAACCGCCACCGGCCTGCGGCCGCCGCCTCGCGGTCATCGGGCCGCTCACCGGCGACTTCGCGACGTTCGGACAGAGCAGCTTCCGCGGCGCCACGCTCGCCGTCGA
This sequence is a window from Cryptosporangium aurantiacum. Protein-coding genes within it:
- a CDS encoding LysE family translocator encodes the protein MIDLHLLALFTVATLVAMITPGPDMLFVLGCGMRGGPRAGLLATAGVATSEAIHVALAAAGLTALFAAVPVAFTVVRVVGGIYLIYLGVQIIRHRKGSTDDLPEGGGSISGRRAYLNGVATNLLNPKMVTFTIAFLPQFVDPSLGRIWLQFLILGVILIALEFLVDGAVGVLAGRIGGWLRARRAARRRIDVATGGLFIGLGVRLAAER
- a CDS encoding ABC transporter substrate-binding protein; the encoded protein is MTESGDSTPGWQAPGSSGEGPDLGVDFGTSNTVAVIRRGDGPIETLLFDGSPLLVSAVFADPGGRLLTGRDATHTARSRPERFEPNPKRRVDDGVVLLGDAELPVADLIAAVLARVVAEASRVAGRPPRSVTLTHPVSWGPRRLALLARAAEIAGIRAPRLTPEPVAAAFAFLALPDVTIRPGRSVVVYDLGGGTFDATVMRRTESGFTATATEGLGDVGGLDIDAAIFGYLGAALGARAAGYWHRLEWPESATDRRAARLLWDDIRIAKELLSRASSATVHIPLLDDDVPLGREQLERLARPVLDRTVNTTRNAMRAAGVTADDVDGLFLVGGPSRMPLASTLLFQRLGITPTVVENPELVVARGSLGVPAPAQPAEAPPGDDAATEPVPDHQAAPRAHEAPPPYGTTPITALRPYPAAPSNPAPSNPAPSTFAPNTPAPSNPAPSSPAPSTFAPNTPALGSPGPRGLAPGAPTPGSSGPRNPAPKAPAPGAAAPGAPAPRAPVPGAAAPVADAPATSTGRSGRLVAALAAAVALVLVVAGAAYGVTQFGNDDNTSDGVTGSPTASPTVSEPPPACGRRLAVIGPLTGDFATFGQSSFRGATLAVDAYNREHPSCTVTLSTYDTTGTQDTAADVAQRAVADTALVGAVGPSFSSETKAVGPIFEQAGLPFITPSATAPSLADNNWQTFHRIIGDDDATAPAAKSYLHGELRAERIVVVDDGSDYGKNLADKVVAELGRTVGRESLAVGQTALDGVVGRIAALKPDAVFLGGYFDSAGLMRKQLTAAGVTAPMVTGDGVKDTGFLEYAGSAGDGTVTLCPCSPPEKADAAFIRSHRAKFGADPGIYAAEAYDAASVFLAAIGTGRSTRAAVLEAVDRYDRKGLTARVRFDQRGEVRDPTVWAYRFTATSIVPLRRVV